One Candidatus Omnitrophota bacterium DNA segment encodes these proteins:
- a CDS encoding response regulator, whose translation MPIKILIVDDDPDIRDVLKLTLSEENYEVLEALDGEEALKMITAKSPNLVLLDYKIPKVDGREVCRRIKSDLLMRHLPIIMVTGKGDITDKVHGIDAGADDYVVKPFEPKELLARIRMVIRRSERDLEANPLTRLPGNVSIINEITKRIENKCLFAVCYIDLDKFKAYNDKYGFEHGDEVIKETARILIRGVQEQGNKDDFIGHIGGDDFVIITLPSNADKICEKVISDFDTASPSFYNESDREKGYILARDRKGVEQHIPLLSLSIGVVTNEFRKIEHVAQIGEIGAELKAIAKSLEKSNYVKDKRKFDK comes from the coding sequence CCCTGATATCAGAGACGTTTTAAAACTCACGCTTTCAGAAGAAAACTACGAGGTATTGGAAGCCCTGGATGGAGAAGAGGCCTTAAAAATGATCACTGCAAAATCTCCCAATCTGGTCTTATTAGATTATAAAATTCCTAAGGTTGACGGCCGCGAAGTCTGCCGAAGGATAAAAAGCGATTTATTAATGCGCCATCTCCCGATAATCATGGTTACAGGAAAGGGCGACATCACCGATAAAGTCCACGGGATTGACGCTGGAGCGGATGATTACGTGGTTAAACCATTTGAGCCAAAAGAATTATTAGCGCGCATTCGCATGGTTATAAGGCGCTCTGAAAGAGACCTGGAAGCAAACCCGCTTACCCGGCTTCCGGGTAACGTCTCAATTATAAATGAAATTACAAAACGCATTGAAAACAAATGCCTTTTTGCTGTCTGCTACATAGACCTTGATAAATTTAAAGCCTATAACGATAAGTATGGTTTTGAACACGGGGATGAAGTAATTAAGGAAACCGCGCGTATATTAATTAGAGGCGTCCAAGAACAAGGAAACAAAGATGATTTTATCGGGCATATAGGAGGCGATGATTTTGTAATTATTACCCTGCCCTCAAATGCAGATAAAATTTGTGAAAAGGTTATTTCTGATTTTGATACTGCTTCTCCTTCATTCTATAACGAGTCTGATAGAGAAAAAGGCTACATTCTCGCCCGCGACCGCAAAGGAGTTGAGCAACACATCCCCCTTCTTTCTCTTTCAATCGGAGTTGTGACAAATGAATTCCGCAAGATTGAACACGTCGCTCAAATTGGAGAGATTGGTGCAGAGTTAAAAGCAATTGCAAAGAGCCTTGAAAAAAGCAATTACGTAAAAGACAAGCGCAAGTTTGATAAATAA